The following are from one region of the Clostridiales bacterium genome:
- a CDS encoding DUF177 domain-containing protein yields MKINVSKILKNQDSSMEFDGEVRLKDFVYMGSNIHIGLPVKVKALITNLEDHLYMKGNLKAELMPECSRCLQTFKYKMDVDFEEELSNKDAEEDRDDVLYFEGDFVDLTEIIENNILLSLPMKFLCRKDCKGLCPHCGANLNLGKCKCTNKEIDPRLSVLGDFFKSN; encoded by the coding sequence ATGAAAATCAATGTTTCAAAAATATTAAAAAATCAAGATTCAAGCATGGAATTTGACGGAGAAGTACGCTTGAAAGATTTTGTTTATATGGGCAGCAATATTCATATCGGTTTACCTGTTAAAGTAAAGGCATTGATTACTAATTTAGAAGATCATCTTTATATGAAAGGCAATTTAAAGGCCGAATTGATGCCGGAATGTTCAAGATGTCTTCAAACATTTAAATATAAAATGGATGTTGACTTCGAAGAAGAATTGTCTAATAAAGATGCGGAAGAAGACAGGGACGATGTATTGTACTTTGAAGGTGATTTCGTAGACCTTACTGAAATAATAGAAAATAATATATTGTTATCGTTGCCTATGAAATTTTTGTGTAGAAAAGACTGTAAAGGTTTGTGCCCCCATTGCGGTGCCAATTTGAACCTGGGGAAGTGCAAATGTACTAATAAGGAAATAGATCCCAGGCTTTCTGTTTTGGGGGATTTTTTCAAAAGTAATTAA
- the rpmF gene encoding 50S ribosomal protein L32: MGNPKRGFSKARTASRRANWKLSLPNIIECPQCHEPMLLHRVCKNCGYYRGKAVIEVEENK; this comes from the coding sequence ATGGGTAATCCAAAGAGAGGGTTTTCAAAAGCAAGGACTGCATCAAGAAGGGCAAATTGGAAATTGAGTTTGCCGAACATAATTGAGTGTCCTCAATGTCATGAGCCTATGCTTTTGCATAGAGTATGCAAAAACTGCGGTTATTATAGGGGTAAAGCTGTAATAGAAGTAGAAGAAAATAAATAA
- the plsX gene encoding phosphate acyltransferase PlsX yields MNIVIDGMGGDNAPSAIVEGCIDAVREYGVNIILVGDKSAIENELSKYEYDISKIQIVHTTEVITNDEDPAMAPRRKKDSSLSVGMKLVKEGKGDAFISAGSTGAILSGAIMYIKRIKGVKRPALAPIFPGKNGSYMILDIGANVDCKPEYLMQFAIMGAIYFEKVLKFKNPKVGLINNGVEEEKGNELTKAVYQLLKKSDLNFIGNVEPRDIPNGDVQVLVCDGFVGNAILKFFEGTAFFIFDSLKTELMSNTVSKFAALLLKPSFKRLKKRFDFTERGGAAFLGVDGAVIKAHGSSNAKAIKNAIGQAKLFVENDVTAQIKASIKTDDDTGLDTQI; encoded by the coding sequence ATGAATATAGTAATTGATGGAATGGGAGGAGATAATGCGCCTTCTGCTATCGTCGAAGGATGTATTGATGCCGTCAGGGAATATGGCGTCAATATCATACTCGTAGGAGATAAAAGTGCAATAGAAAATGAGCTGTCGAAATATGAATATGATATTTCAAAAATACAGATTGTACATACTACCGAAGTTATAACAAATGATGAGGATCCTGCAATGGCTCCAAGAAGGAAAAAAGATTCTTCCCTATCCGTTGGAATGAAATTGGTGAAAGAAGGCAAGGGCGATGCTTTCATTTCAGCAGGCAGTACAGGCGCAATATTGTCTGGCGCAATCATGTATATAAAAAGAATAAAAGGTGTGAAAAGACCTGCATTAGCGCCTATTTTCCCTGGTAAAAACGGTTCATATATGATTTTAGACATAGGTGCAAATGTAGATTGTAAACCGGAATATTTAATGCAGTTTGCAATTATGGGTGCTATTTATTTTGAAAAAGTTTTAAAATTCAAGAATCCTAAAGTCGGACTTATAAATAACGGCGTTGAGGAAGAAAAGGGAAATGAACTTACAAAAGCCGTATACCAGCTGCTTAAAAAATCCGATCTCAATTTTATAGGAAATGTTGAACCGAGGGATATACCGAATGGTGATGTACAGGTCTTGGTATGCGACGGTTTTGTAGGCAATGCGATTTTGAAATTTTTCGAGGGTACCGCTTTCTTTATATTTGACAGTTTAAAAACCGAATTGATGAGTAATACTGTATCCAAATTTGCAGCGCTATTGTTAAAACCATCTTTTAAGAGGCTGAAGAAAAGATTTGACTTTACTGAAAGGGGTGGTGCTGCATTTCTGGGAGTCGATGGTGCTGTAATCAAGGCACATGGAAGCTCTAATGCAAAGGCGATCAAAAATGCCATAGGACAGGCAAAACTGTTTGTGGAAAATGACGTTACAGCACAAATAAAAGCCAGTATAAAGACAGACGATGATACCGGGCTTGACACTCAGATTTGA
- the acpP gene encoding acyl carrier protein: MVFDKVKEIIVEQLGVDPEDVTTESSFVDDLGADSLDIVELIMALEEEFDIEIPDEEAEKFPTVGKVVDYIKEHTDNE; the protein is encoded by the coding sequence ATGGTATTTGATAAAGTAAAGGAGATAATTGTTGAACAATTAGGGGTAGATCCTGAAGATGTTACGACGGAATCATCATTTGTAGATGATTTAGGAGCTGACTCCCTTGATATAGTTGAACTTATTATGGCTTTAGAAGAGGAATTTGATATTGAAATACCTGATGAAGAGGCAGAAAAGTTCCCGACTGTCGGTAAAGTGGTTGATTATATCAAAGAACATACGGACAATGAATAA
- the rnc gene encoding ribonuclease III, with protein MFKILNPRKIEFEEFEKKIGYVFNKKYILNRALTHSSYANQAGLSYIEHNERLEFLGDSVLSLITSEFIFNKYKRKPEGKLSKIRACIVCETSLYESAQKINIGRYLLMSKGEELTGGRDRTSILADAFEALIAAIYLDGGIESARKFIFLHHLDNIKDIRKNKRIKDYKTILQEYVQKETDSKIRYELIDEMGPDHDKTFYVQVSINGNISGKGNGKSKKEAEQEAAKDALKRVPAKK; from the coding sequence ATGTTTAAAATATTGAATCCTAGAAAGATTGAATTTGAAGAATTTGAAAAGAAAATAGGATATGTTTTCAATAAAAAATATATATTAAATAGGGCATTGACCCACAGTTCTTATGCAAATCAAGCAGGCCTCAGCTACATAGAGCATAATGAAAGGCTCGAGTTTTTGGGAGATTCTGTATTAAGCCTTATTACAAGCGAATTTATATTTAATAAATATAAAAGAAAACCCGAAGGTAAACTGTCAAAAATCAGAGCTTGTATAGTTTGCGAGACCTCGTTATATGAAAGCGCCCAGAAAATAAACATCGGCAGGTATTTGCTCATGAGCAAGGGAGAGGAATTAACAGGGGGAAGAGATAGGACATCGATTCTTGCTGATGCATTTGAAGCCTTAATTGCCGCCATTTATTTGGATGGCGGTATTGAAAGCGCACGAAAGTTTATTTTTTTGCATCATCTTGATAATATAAAAGATATACGCAAAAACAAGAGGATAAAAGATTACAAGACTATTCTTCAGGAATACGTTCAGAAAGAAACCGATTCGAAAATTAGATACGAGCTGATAGATGAAATGGGTCCCGACCATGATAAGACTTTTTATGTGCAGGTGAGCATAAACGGCAATATTTCAGGCAAGGGAAATGGGAAGAGCAAGAAAGAGGCAGAGCAGGAAGCCGCAAAGGATGCATTAAAGCGTGTTCCTGCCAAAAAATGA
- a CDS encoding helix-turn-helix transcriptional regulator, producing the protein MAIIVNLDVMLAIRKMSVTELSEKVGITMSNLSILKNGKAKAIRFSTLDKICDVLDCQPGDILEFSRKK; encoded by the coding sequence ATGGCAATTATAGTTAATCTCGATGTTATGCTGGCAATCAGAAAAATGAGCGTTACGGAGTTATCTGAAAAGGTTGGAATTACGATGTCAAATTTGTCTATTTTAAAAAACGGGAAGGCAAAAGCCATTCGCTTTTCTACGCTGGATAAAATATGCGATGTACTTGATTGCCAACCCGGCGATATTCTGGAATTCTCCAGGAAAAAATAA
- a CDS encoding DUF2975 domain-containing protein codes for MKQSELAKWLKCIIIISAFIGLFLCGLIAPLLGSDAASANPELKFMLWPSLIFIWITAVPLYMALWESWLISCDISNDNSFCDQNAKRLKSISKLALCECIFYLAAIITLMALNMLHPGILLIAVLIIFISISISVTSAALSHLVEKASALKQENDLTI; via the coding sequence ATGAAACAATCGGAATTGGCAAAGTGGCTTAAATGCATCATAATTATCTCTGCTTTTATCGGTTTGTTCTTATGTGGGCTGATTGCGCCTTTGCTAGGCAGCGATGCGGCATCAGCAAACCCGGAACTTAAATTTATGTTATGGCCTTCTTTAATTTTTATCTGGATTACCGCTGTTCCTTTATATATGGCACTCTGGGAATCATGGCTTATATCATGTGATATTTCAAACGATAATTCCTTCTGCGATCAAAATGCTAAAAGGCTTAAGTCCATCAGCAAATTAGCATTATGCGAATGTATATTTTACCTGGCGGCTATAATAACACTTATGGCGTTGAATATGCTTCATCCCGGCATTTTACTGATTGCGGTTCTTATCATCTTTATCAGTATTTCGATTTCTGTCACGTCCGCTGCACTTTCACATCTTGTTGAAAAGGCAAGCGCCTTAAAGCAAGAAAACGATCTGACGATATGA
- a CDS encoding GntR family transcriptional regulator, translated as MNVELLEKNSSESIGDYTYRTVRKNIIDLNLKPGEAITENEIVNILNISRTPIRETFAKLVREELVEIYPQKGTFVSLIDLERVEEAKFMRLNLERAAMKLACKYFPDDVLFDLESNFNQQEFCLSKKNYILIFDLDNEMHRLIFKGCSKERVWSSIHYLNGDFDRLRVLRLSSNLDWNKIINHHRNIIKAIKEKNCELGIKTMEEHLTLVDSDKKELKGKYPEYFR; from the coding sequence ATGAATGTAGAATTATTAGAAAAAAATTCATCAGAGTCGATAGGAGATTATACCTACAGAACTGTAAGAAAAAACATTATTGACCTTAATCTTAAACCCGGAGAAGCCATTACTGAAAATGAGATCGTAAATATACTCAATATAAGCAGAACTCCGATCAGAGAAACTTTTGCTAAACTTGTCAGAGAAGAATTGGTGGAAATATACCCTCAAAAGGGAACATTTGTGTCGCTTATAGATTTAGAACGTGTTGAGGAAGCAAAATTCATGAGATTAAATTTGGAAAGAGCCGCTATGAAATTAGCATGTAAATATTTTCCCGACGATGTATTATTCGATCTAGAATCAAATTTTAATCAGCAGGAATTCTGCTTGAGCAAAAAAAATTATATACTGATATTTGATCTGGATAATGAAATGCACAGGCTTATTTTCAAAGGCTGCAGCAAAGAAAGGGTTTGGTCCTCGATACATTATTTAAATGGCGATTTCGATCGATTGAGAGTGCTCAGGCTTTCATCCAACCTTGACTGGAATAAAATCATCAACCATCACAGGAATATAATAAAGGCAATAAAGGAAAAGAATTGCGAGCTGGGTATAAAAACAATGGAAGAACATTTAACACTGGTTGATTCGGATAAAAAAGAACTAAAAGGTAAATATCCTGAATATTTTAGATAA
- a CDS encoding mannitol dehydrogenase family protein — translation MLSLNRKELKNVNLWKQAGIELPEFDYGKMVDKTFKNPAWVHFGAGNIFRGFPAMLQQMLLDSGKTDTGVVAAEAYDYEIIDRIYRPYDNLSLLVTMNPDGTLDKNVVGSINESLVCDTSRESDWKRLMDIFTNPSLQMVSFTITEKGYNLKKISGDYSDDVMEDTSKGPNHPKSVMAKVASLAYARFKKERLPIAFVSMDNFSHNGEKLYSSINTIAKMWVENGLVEGGFLDYINNPDKVSFPWSMIDKITPRPSADVKRKLNMDGFGSTDIICTSKNTYIAPFVNTEKPQYLVIEDKFPNGRMPLEMAGVYFTDRETVEKVEMMKVCTCLNPLHTALAIFGCLLGYKSIADEMKDDCLKKLVKKIGYEEGMPVVVNPGILNPRDFIKEVIEVRLPNPYIPDTPQRIASDTSQKIGIRFGETIKAYCERSDLDAGRLQYIPLTIAGWCRYLMGIDDNGNKMALSPDPLLPTLKKLFYRIKIGDVVLKGSLRPLLSNKSIFGINLYDAGLGEKVEGYFKELVSGKGAVRFTLQKYLN, via the coding sequence ATGCTAAGCTTAAATAGGAAAGAATTAAAAAATGTGAATTTGTGGAAGCAGGCAGGTATAGAATTGCCTGAATTCGACTATGGGAAGATGGTGGACAAAACATTTAAAAATCCTGCGTGGGTGCATTTTGGCGCAGGCAACATATTCAGAGGCTTTCCTGCCATGCTGCAGCAGATGCTCCTCGATTCGGGCAAAACAGATACCGGCGTTGTCGCTGCGGAAGCGTACGATTATGAGATTATAGACAGGATATACAGGCCTTATGATAATTTAAGCCTTCTGGTAACTATGAATCCTGACGGAACGCTGGATAAAAATGTTGTAGGAAGCATAAATGAAAGCCTTGTATGCGATACATCAAGGGAAAGCGATTGGAAGCGATTGATGGATATATTTACAAATCCTTCACTGCAGATGGTAAGTTTCACGATAACGGAAAAGGGATACAATCTGAAAAAAATTTCCGGAGATTATTCTGACGATGTAATGGAAGATACGTCAAAGGGGCCAAACCATCCTAAAAGTGTAATGGCAAAGGTTGCATCCCTTGCTTATGCCAGGTTTAAGAAGGAAAGGCTTCCAATTGCTTTTGTAAGTATGGACAATTTCTCTCATAATGGGGAAAAGCTATACAGTTCCATAAATACAATTGCAAAGATGTGGGTTGAAAACGGATTGGTAGAGGGTGGATTCCTTGATTACATAAATAATCCCGATAAAGTATCTTTTCCATGGAGCATGATAGATAAAATAACTCCAAGACCCTCTGCGGACGTTAAAAGGAAACTGAACATGGATGGCTTTGGAAGCACCGATATTATATGCACATCAAAAAATACGTATATAGCTCCATTTGTAAATACGGAAAAACCGCAGTACCTGGTGATAGAGGACAAGTTCCCCAACGGCCGCATGCCGCTGGAAATGGCAGGAGTATATTTTACCGACAGGGAAACGGTAGAAAAGGTTGAAATGATGAAGGTTTGTACATGCCTAAACCCTCTCCATACGGCTCTTGCGATTTTTGGATGCCTGCTCGGCTATAAATCCATAGCTGATGAAATGAAGGATGATTGCTTGAAAAAGCTTGTTAAAAAAATAGGTTATGAAGAGGGAATGCCTGTTGTTGTAAATCCGGGGATACTGAATCCTAGAGATTTTATAAAGGAAGTGATTGAAGTCAGGCTGCCAAACCCTTATATACCTGATACACCTCAAAGAATCGCATCCGACACGTCGCAGAAGATCGGCATAAGGTTTGGAGAAACAATAAAGGCATATTGCGAAAGGTCTGATTTAGATGCAGGAAGACTTCAATATATCCCCCTTACTATAGCAGGGTGGTGCAGGTATCTTATGGGTATAGACGACAATGGAAATAAAATGGCATTAAGCCCGGATCCTCTTTTACCTACATTAAAGAAGTTATTTTACAGGATAAAAATAGGTGATGTAGTTTTAAAAGGCAGCTTAAGACCGTTGCTATCAAACAAATCGATATTTGGAATAAATCTCTATGATGCCGGATTGGGTGAAAAGGTGGAGGGATACTTTAAAGAGTTGGTTTCAGGAAAAGGGGCCGTAAGATTTACATTGCAGAAATATTTAAATTAA
- the uxuA gene encoding mannonate dehydratase — protein MKMTFRWFGEKDDSVSLEQIRQIPGVTGVVGALYDVPIGDVWPLEKILKLKKTVESSGLKLEVIESVNVHEDIKLGLPSRDRYIENYKESIKNLGKAGIKVLCYNFMPVFDWLRTDLAEKLPDGSRVLSYDDKKVKNTDPVKLIEDMEKGSNGFVLPGWEPYRLKELKKVLELYKNVDEEKLFMNLKYFLERIIPVCEEYDVKMAVHPDDPAWSVFDLPRIVTNKRNIERLLKLVDSPYNGLTLCSGSLGCNPENNIPELIRYFGSMGRIYFAHVRNIKFIAKRIFRESSHLSSDGSFDMFEIMKAYYDIGFDGYMRPDHGRMIWNEKARPGYGLYDRALGATYLNGLWEAINKMSKC, from the coding sequence TTGAAGATGACATTTAGGTGGTTTGGTGAAAAAGATGACAGTGTTTCTCTGGAGCAAATAAGGCAGATACCTGGAGTTACCGGAGTCGTAGGTGCATTATATGACGTTCCGATTGGGGATGTTTGGCCCCTTGAAAAAATACTGAAATTAAAAAAGACCGTTGAATCATCCGGCCTCAAGTTGGAAGTAATAGAGAGTGTCAATGTACATGAGGATATAAAACTTGGTCTTCCATCCCGGGATAGATACATTGAAAACTATAAAGAGAGCATTAAAAATCTTGGCAAAGCCGGCATCAAAGTATTATGTTATAACTTCATGCCTGTTTTTGACTGGCTCAGGACGGATTTGGCGGAAAAGCTTCCTGACGGTTCCAGAGTACTTTCTTATGATGACAAAAAGGTAAAAAATACAGATCCAGTCAAACTTATCGAAGATATGGAGAAAGGTTCAAATGGGTTTGTGCTCCCCGGCTGGGAGCCGTACAGATTAAAGGAACTTAAAAAGGTGCTTGAACTATACAAGAATGTCGATGAAGAGAAATTATTTATGAATTTAAAATATTTTCTTGAAAGGATTATACCGGTATGTGAAGAATATGATGTGAAGATGGCTGTTCATCCGGATGATCCGGCATGGTCCGTTTTTGATCTGCCGAGGATTGTCACGAATAAAAGGAATATCGAAAGGCTCCTGAAACTTGTGGATAGCCCGTATAATGGTTTGACACTTTGCAGTGGTTCCTTAGGATGCAATCCGGAAAATAACATACCGGAGCTTATAAGGTATTTTGGCAGTATGGGCAGGATATATTTTGCGCATGTCAGAAATATAAAATTCATTGCAAAAAGGATTTTCAGGGAATCATCCCATCTTTCAAGTGATGGATCCTTTGACATGTTTGAAATAATGAAAGCATATTATGACATAGGATTTGATGGTTATATGCGTCCTGATCATGGCAGGATGATATGGAATGAAAAGGCGAGGCCGGGATATGGATTGTATGACAGGGCACTTGGAGCAACTTACTTGAACGGTCTGTGGGAAGCCATCAATAAAATGAGCAAATGCTGA
- a CDS encoding Gfo/Idh/MocA family oxidoreductase, with product MVNVAIVGTGNISQAHIKSYLQFKDRCKIVALVDIYPEKAEEKKKRFGLVDADVYDDHKKILGRGDIDLVDICTPPYVHAEIAINSLNAGKNVLCEKPMGASLGECDAMIEASKRNNKLLSIIAQNRYRTAFMKLKKVLDSGIAGDVVHVQVDSLWWRGHNYYDLWWRGTWEKEGGGCTLNHAVHHIDMVAWMMGMPEEVQAVMSNTSHDNAEVEDISIAILKYKSGALGQITSSVVHHGEEQQVIFQCKNARISAPWKVYASTQKSNGFPERNEKLEREIQELYDSLPEAKYIGHAAQIDDVLNYFETGKKVLVSAQDGKNALELITAIYKSASERKPVKLPLLKDDPFYTVGGIQANAPHFYEKSKSIKNFDNENITLGREV from the coding sequence ATGGTAAATGTAGCTATAGTCGGAACAGGAAATATATCTCAAGCACATATAAAGTCGTATTTGCAGTTTAAAGACAGATGCAAGATTGTCGCTTTGGTAGATATTTATCCTGAAAAGGCGGAAGAGAAGAAAAAGAGATTCGGCCTTGTGGATGCAGATGTTTACGACGACCACAAAAAAATACTGGGAAGAGGCGATATCGATCTGGTGGACATATGCACTCCGCCATATGTACATGCTGAAATCGCAATAAACAGCTTAAATGCAGGGAAGAATGTGCTATGCGAAAAACCCATGGGAGCATCTCTTGGAGAATGCGATGCTATGATTGAAGCCTCCAAAAGAAATAACAAGCTCTTATCCATAATAGCCCAAAACCGTTATAGGACAGCTTTTATGAAATTAAAAAAAGTACTTGATTCGGGCATTGCCGGAGATGTCGTACATGTTCAGGTAGATTCACTATGGTGGAGGGGCCATAACTATTATGATCTATGGTGGAGAGGCACATGGGAAAAGGAAGGCGGAGGATGTACATTAAACCATGCTGTACACCATATAGACATGGTAGCATGGATGATGGGAATGCCTGAAGAGGTACAGGCTGTTATGAGCAACACATCCCATGACAATGCGGAAGTTGAAGATATATCGATCGCCATATTGAAATATAAAAGTGGGGCGCTGGGGCAGATAACAAGTTCTGTTGTACATCATGGGGAAGAACAGCAAGTCATATTTCAGTGCAAAAATGCAAGAATATCGGCTCCATGGAAAGTGTATGCTTCAACACAAAAATCAAATGGTTTCCCTGAAAGGAACGAAAAGCTTGAAAGGGAAATACAAGAATTATATGATAGCCTTCCGGAGGCAAAATATATCGGGCATGCAGCTCAGATAGATGATGTGCTGAACTATTTTGAAACCGGCAAAAAAGTTTTGGTATCTGCACAGGATGGCAAGAATGCCTTGGAGCTTATAACGGCCATATATAAATCCGCATCCGAAAGAAAACCTGTGAAACTTCCGCTGTTAAAGGACGATCCATTCTATACGGTTGGAGGAATACAGGCCAATGCACCACATTTCTATGAGAAGTCAAAAAGCATTAAAAATTTTGATAATGAAAATATAACATTGGGAAGAGAGGTATGA
- a CDS encoding Gfo/Idh/MocA family oxidoreductase, with translation MSKESGMNYAPKGKTNKVCKEGEFVFAAIGLDHGHIYGMSNGLVEAGAQLKWVYDKDPAKVEAFCKTYPGVKAACCEEQILDDRSVNLVASAAIPSDRCDVGLRAMDAGKDYFADKPPMTTFEQLEAAKAKVKETGRKYGVYFGERLHNESSVFAGQLIEKGAIGRVIQVTGMGPHRIGKGRPDWFYEKDKFGGILCDIGSHQLEQFLFYTGAKDAAVQFSRVANYNHKDHENFEDYGDVSLIGDNGATGYFRLDWFTPDGLGTWGDGRLFILGTDGYIELRKYIDVARSTSTDNVYMVDRKGEHFFEVAGKVGFPFFGKFILDCLNRTENAMTQEHAFKAVELCLTAQKKAIKVE, from the coding sequence ATGTCTAAAGAGAGCGGAATGAACTATGCACCAAAGGGAAAAACAAACAAAGTATGCAAGGAAGGGGAATTCGTTTTTGCTGCCATAGGATTGGACCACGGCCATATTTATGGCATGAGCAACGGCCTTGTGGAAGCAGGAGCCCAGTTAAAATGGGTTTATGACAAGGATCCTGCAAAAGTTGAAGCTTTTTGCAAAACTTATCCTGGAGTTAAAGCCGCCTGCTGTGAAGAGCAGATACTGGACGACAGATCCGTAAACTTGGTTGCAAGCGCTGCAATACCTTCAGACCGATGTGATGTAGGCCTTAGGGCAATGGATGCGGGAAAGGATTACTTTGCCGACAAACCTCCGATGACCACCTTTGAGCAGCTTGAAGCGGCAAAGGCAAAAGTCAAGGAAACAGGAAGAAAATATGGCGTGTACTTTGGAGAAAGACTCCATAACGAGAGCTCTGTATTTGCCGGACAATTAATTGAAAAGGGAGCAATAGGAAGGGTTATACAGGTTACCGGAATGGGACCGCACCGGATTGGAAAGGGAAGGCCCGACTGGTTCTATGAAAAGGACAAATTCGGGGGGATACTCTGCGATATAGGAAGCCATCAGCTTGAGCAATTTCTGTTTTATACAGGAGCAAAAGATGCTGCTGTACAGTTTTCAAGGGTTGCCAATTATAACCACAAAGACCATGAAAACTTCGAAGATTATGGAGATGTTTCATTAATCGGCGATAATGGCGCCACAGGGTATTTCAGGCTGGACTGGTTCACTCCCGACGGACTTGGTACCTGGGGCGACGGGCGTCTTTTTATACTGGGAACCGACGGCTACATAGAACTTCGTAAATATATCGATGTAGCCAGAAGCACATCGACAGATAATGTATACATGGTGGACAGAAAGGGAGAACATTTTTTTGAAGTGGCAGGCAAAGTTGGATTCCCATTCTTCGGAAAATTCATACTTGATTGCCTTAACAGAACGGAAAACGCCATGACGCAGGAACATGCATTTAAGGCTGTTGAGCTATGCCTGACAGCTCAAAAGAAGGCAATCAAAGTAGAATGA